The Apium graveolens cultivar Ventura chromosome 11, ASM990537v1, whole genome shotgun sequence genome has a window encoding:
- the LOC141696321 gene encoding uncharacterized protein LOC141696321, which yields MELVRSMLKTKMLPHPIWAKAASSACYVLNRASTKVVQGKTPEEALSGHKPGVSHFRIFGSLCYSHIPMEKREKLDDKSERCIFVGYNENPMAYRLFNPVSKKLIISRDVIFGEQAAWDWKNGKESGNIIYDNNLLEEETGTVLEEVPLHASPTSSSSSESASSSSPEATPRKTRSLVEIFGQIRRILEEEYIEFALFMENDPVTFEEATKEEKWREAMKQEMDAIQRNKT from the coding sequence ATGGAACTTGTGCGCAGCATGCTCAAGACAAAAATGCTACCTCATCCTATCTGGGCTAAAGCTGCATCATCAGCATGCTATGTCTTAAATCGAGCTTCTACTAAAGTTGTACAAGGAAAAACCCCAGAAGAGGCATTGAGTGGTCACAAACCTGGTGTATCTCATTTTAGAATTTTTGGAAGCCTATGTTATTCTCATATACCGATGGAGAAGCGTGAAAAGCTTGATGATAAATCTGAAAGGTGCATTTTTGTTGGCTACAACGAGAATCCAATGGCATATAGGTTGTTCAATCCAGTGTCAAAAAAATTAATAATCAGTCGTGACGTAATATTTGGTGAACAAGCAGCTTGGGATTGGAAGAATGGAAAAGAAAGTGgcaacatcatatatgataacAATCTACTAGAAGAAGAAACTGGGACTGTTCTAGAAGAAGTTCCACTGCATGCATCACCAACatcttcatcaagttctgagtCTGCATCTTCTTCAAGTCCTGAGGCAACACCTCGCAAAACGAGAAGTTTAGTTGAAATTTTTGGCCAAATAAGAAGAATACTTGAAGAAGAATATATAGAATTTGCTTTATTCATGGAAAATGATCCTGTCACCTTTGAAGAGGCTACTAAAGAAGAAAAATGGAGGGAGGCCATGAAGCAAGAAATGGATGCAATTCAAAGAAATAAGACATGA